One window of the Henckelia pumila isolate YLH828 unplaced genomic scaffold, ASM3356847v2 CTG_550, whole genome shotgun sequence genome contains the following:
- the LOC140873436 gene encoding protein FAR1-RELATED SEQUENCE 5-like produces MDNEAETHIQKGQNFTSIVVVLSDEDDTVINQDEEVDLAANSEQNMVPSSEVDNICSVDITGSLIGLTRKTIDDMYQLYSNHARAIGFSVRKSTSRYSSYPDVVVEKYFVCSCSGSKKIETLNPDSIGGSVVKRGQRSCLTRTECKASLRVKLNGVGLYEVVSHVNIHNHALTRKEWSHHHRSERRISNAKGKAIEDMLSSGMRATDSYRYMVHEVGGEENVGHTLTDHLNFVNRWKMNAIEGGDAQKVIEMLQQEDAEQKDFFSELN; encoded by the exons atggATAATGAAGCTGAAACTCATATTCAGAAAG GTCAAAATTTTACTTCTATTGTCGTCGTTCTTAGCGATGAAGATGATACAGTCATAAACCAAG ATGAAGAAGTTGATCTGGCAGCTAATAGTGAACAAAATATGGTACCATCTAGTGAAG TTGACAACATATGTTCTGTTGACATAACCGGATCTCTGATTGGTTTGACGAGAAAAACAATTGATGATATGTATCAATTGTACTCTAACCATGCAAGGGCTATTGGTTTTAGTGTTCGCAAGTCAACTAGTAGGTACTCTAGCTATCCAGATGTTGTGGTAGAGAAATATTTTGTCTGTTCTTGTTCTGGATCGAAGAAAATAGAAACTTTAAATCCAGACTCAATTGGTGGATCAGTGGTAAAGAGAGGACAAAGATCTTGTTTGACACGAACAGAATGTAAAGCTTCATTGAGGGTTAAATTGAATGGCGTAGGCCTTTATGAAGTTGTGTCGCATGTGAATatacataatcatgcattaacTAGGAAAGAGTGGAGTCACCATCATCGTTCAGAGAGGAGAATTTCAAATGCGAAGGGTAAAGCAATTGAAGATATGCTGTCTTCTGGGATGAGAGCTACTGATTCTTATCGTTATATGGTACATGAAGTTGGGGGAGAGGAAAATGTTGGTCATACTTTGACGGATCACTTGAATTTTGTTAACCGTTGGAAAATGAATGCAATAGAAGGAGGGGATGCACAGAAAGTAATTGAAATGTTACAGCAAGAAGATGCTGAACAGAAAGACTTTTTTTCAGAGTTAAATTAG
- the LOC140873437 gene encoding protein FAR1-RELATED SEQUENCE 5-like yields MKEDYDIFGDIMVFDTTYRTNKYNLICAPFVGVNHHWKNVMFGCAFLADEKVESFQWLFEVFKKSMAGKCPVSLFTDQDQAISNAIEKVFPETRHRLCLWHLYQNAVSRFAKLKSENSFKDAFKKCLSGCVDETEFESCWRSMISEYKLENHPWFNRLYGLKEKWCTGLSKDFFSAGILSSQRSESTNHAIGFSAKKNTSLTEFYGIFKETLKHWRSKEQKDEFQCSRSMPESALPLTGILKHASEVYTLTIFRYFEAEFFKSISSSSIIVLLEDRMMVYDVSSYDNAGLSHRVIFDCFSNLITCSCKKFEECGFLCYHCLRVLHINSIFTIPEYYIKKRWTKFAKSEIWDKFSSTTGRLEKVDDCFLWRHEMTRKFYNLVLQCQENEEAWMIVEEGYNRDSQAVNTLITTLTSTEQSDTSIYLNSSHIVQDPTRSVTKGRSQRIKGHFQKNKKKKTVASNSITAKEFGSKTPNIRLL; encoded by the exons ATGAAGGAGGATTATGACATATTTGGTGATATCATGGTTTTTGACACAACTTATCGCACTAATAAGTACAATTTGATTTGTGCTCCTTTTGTGGGTGTCAATCATCATTGGAAAAATGTGATGTTTGGTTGTGCATTTTTAGCTGACGAGAAGGTTGAATCATTCCAATGGCTCTTTGAAGTTTTTAAGAAATCGATGGCAGGGAAATGCCCTGTCAGTTTGTTCACTGATCAAGATCAAGCAATTTCAAATGCAATAGAAAAG GTTTTCCCGGAAACAAGACATAGGCTATGCCTTTGGCACCTTTATCAAAATGCTGTCAGTAGGTTTGCAAAGTTGAAAAGTGAAAATTCTTTTAAAGATGCTTTTAAGAAATGCTTGTCAGGTTGTGTTGATGAAACTGAATTTGAAAGCTGTTGGAGATCTATGATTTCAGAGTATAAACTAGAGAATCATCCTTGGTTTAATCGTTTGTATGGATTAAAGGAAAAATGGTGTACTGGATTGAGCAAGGATTTTTTCTCTGCTGGAATTCTATCTTCCCAAAGAAGTGAAAGCACTAACCATGCCATTGGGTTCAGTGCAAAGAAAAACACAAGCTTGACTGAATTTTATGGTATTTTCAAGGAAACGTTAAAGCACTGGAGAAGCAAAGAACAAAAAGATGAATTCCAATGTTCAAGATCAATGCCTGAATCAGCCCTACCATTGACTGGGATTTTGAAGCATGCTTCTGAGGTATACACATTGACAATTTTTAGATATTTTGAGGctgaattttttaaatcaatCTCGAGTTCTTCTATTATTGTTCTACTTGAAGACAGAATGATGGTTTATGATGTTTCATCATACGACAATGCCGGGTTGTCTCATCGTGTCATATTTGATTGTTTTAGTAATCTAATCACGTGCTCTTGCAAGAAGTTCGAAGAGTGTGGCTTTTTGTGCTATCATTGCTTAAGGGTCCTTCATATAAATTCGATATTTACCATACCAGAGTATTATATTAAGAAAAGATGGACAAAGTTTGCTAAATCAGAAATTTGGGACAAGTTCAGTAGTACAACTGGGAGGTTAGAGAAGGTTGATGATTGCTTCCTTTGGCGTCATGAAATGACACGCAAGTTTTATAATTTGGTGTTGCAATGTCAAGAAAATGAGGAGGCATGGATGATTGTTGAAGAAGGATATAATAGAGATTCACAAGCTGTTAATACGTTGATTACTACATTGACTTCTACAGAGCAATCAGATACTTccatttatttaaattcttctcATATTGTTCAAGATCCTACTCGTTCTGTTACAAAAGGAAGAAGTCAAAGGATAAAAGGACACTTTcagaaaaacaagaagaagaaaactgTTGCATCAAATTCAATTACAGCAAAGGAATTTGGTTCCAAGACTCCAAATATTCGTTTATTATAg